A segment of the Elaeis guineensis isolate ETL-2024a chromosome 6, EG11, whole genome shotgun sequence genome:
CGCATccatatctattaaaaaaaaatagatatggatatgaatagacAACTATCTGATCTGTATTCAATTATCCGATTCTACTTTTAactctatttaattttatatagtactcattaagttttaaaaaaaatatataatcatattaatatgctattaacttcatctttttagtaatatctttaattttacaGTCAAAGTTTAATTAttcaatttatattcatatttgtatccatactttcaatatctgatttgtatccgtttaaaataaatatgaatataatttttacattcaactaatatctatattcatatttattttcatcaaacaaaacaaatatggCTATAGATATATTGATATCCAGCCGTATCTAATCCAGTTTTAGTCCTATTTAGTGCTAAAGATATAACACCTATTTGAGGATGATAACGGATTGGATATGGATCAGATCTGCCAATACTTATACCCATCTGTAATTAAAAATCTTATACCTATATCTTGCAATTAAAAATCCAATACCTAACTCATAGTTAAAAATCTCATGCGATCCAAATCAACTTTGGACATTTTATCTAGCGCTCATACCTATCTTGGGATTTAATTGGGTCTAATAAAATTTACCCTATTCAGACCGGATTCGGTGTTTGCTTCCCTACTTGTATACTCACTTAGGCAGTTTTTGTGATCATGCCCATTTTTGTTAATAACTTTATTATAACTTAGGTACTACAAGCTCCAAACACAAACAACCTTTTTAGAAGAGGATAAAATTACATCGACAATACATCCAACCTTCTCGAATCTTGCAGTAGTTAAAGCCTCGGTCACCGTGACACCCGTTTTAAAACATGCTTGATCGGATGCCATCAATCAACATATAATCTCATCCCAACTGATTCCTCATGATGCAACCCAGCATTGTCACCAATCCAGCATTTCTGGAATGTTTCTACTTCCTACTTGCCTTTGTACACTTCTGGAGGAAGAAAAAGCACAGAATTTTCTAATATAACAGGTCAGCAAAACAGAATGAGAAGTAGAAATGAATGCATTGTGAAAGCCACACAAAAGGAAATTTAATCAATCCGTCCCAACAGATTGGCTATTCCCTCCTCAAGCGATTTCCAAGAACAGGTACCAGATTGCACCACCGTATCGCcacagagaattttattctcgGCAAACTTTTCATTGTCTTTTGGATGAGACTTTAATATCAGGTGACATCTGAATTAATAAAAAACAGGGTAGAAAACTGGACAGGACCACATGACCTCAATACTCATTAGGAAGACAATCCACAGCTTTAATATAGATAACATCTGAATTCATACATAGCAAATGTTAATTCGATATTACATGCTTGGTCAGCTAACTGTGTATATTTCAACTATCAGCTGCTCGGAATAAAGTAAGCAGAGAAAGAAACAGGTTGATGATGTCAAGATACAGCGCAACAGCAGCCCATATGTATTCATCATATGAATAGCGTTTGATCAAGTTGTCAGTGTCGTAAATGATGTATCCAGAGAAAATGATTGCCGCCAACCCACCATATATCATGACAGAAATCTTTCCCAGTGGGAATAACATCTGTAAAACAAGCAGATATGCACCCAATTGTTAAAAATATGCGCAGATAAAATAAAAGAATGACACAAAATGGTGTAATCGTCTAATGGGTATAGTTTACCTGAATGACAGCAAACACCAACAATACCAAAACAGCAGCAAACAGGAAGGGGCCAAGGAAGTTGAAGTCATGGCCTCTCCTTGCTGCCCAGAATGTGTATAGAGTAAGACTAACGACCACCGCTGTGGTGAGAATAGCAGCTTCCAAAATGACCTTCCCTGTTTGCAGAGAAGAActtttagcatcaagagcacataTCTTGACAATGCCAAAATCAAAGACACGCTAGAAAAAATGGATTTCAGAGCCTCTTACGAAGATCTTATGACTTACATTGAACAAAATACAAATTCTACTGTAATATGGGATTCCTAATTACAAAAGATatagtgagaaaaaaaaaatttaatacagaAAATCCAGCAACTGTCTTACAGAtcattgtcaaaaaaaaaaaaacaaaaaaggaagATCCTACAGCAGATACAACAGGATATCAGACCAATGCAAGCTAATTTAGATCAACCCACTATGTGTTCTTAATCTATCTTCACCATTTTAATCTCTCTCTCCTTGTGCATCAGTGCATGCATTCATGCATCAACAGACATAGCCCATAAGCCCTCACATAAGACAAAATGGCATGTACAAGCCAGAGCTGCTGAACTATGTGAAAGCTGATCGATGTTGAAGTATAAAATTATCCTTCAAATGTTGGTGCCCATAATGTTAGGTAACCAATCTGCAGCACTATCGAAAGTAGAGGTGAAAATTAAACTTGCATGAAGCTCAATCATCAAACTTTTGATGCTTTCAGTCAGATTCAGTCTTGCGCGTGCGtgcgcacagagagagagagagaggggggggggggaggggagggagagagagagtctttACCATTTCCAAAGAAATATAATTAACCCCTAAATTTCTAATCCCTTCTGAAGACAGATGGCTTATGTTAAAAGTATCAGCTTATAGTTATATAATACTCAGAGAATTCTTAACAAACAGAATACCCCCAAGGCTGCTGTTAAGGAATGTTAAACAACATCTTCATATCTAAAGTTTGCAACTTGATACAACCGATGTCCACCTGCCTACTGCTGATCTAAGCATCATTTTTCCTTGATAGGAGAGTGCTACCTCTACCTCACAAGCAACCATGGGTAGCCATGAAAGCACCTACCCGTATCAAGGATTTACTTCATTTCTTCAATAGTATGTCAAATTATTATGATGGAATTCTTTCAAGAAACGAATGCTTTTTCAATTGAAACAGATACTGTTATTTATCTACTTTTGGTGGATGGGACTCTTTAACTCCCAAAGTTGCAAATATTGTTGCTAGTCAGTTGACTGATGAGCTTTAAAAGGATCCTAGTGAAAGATATAGCAATTAAAACCCCCAACAACCAATCACCTAAATCaaaaactgattttttttttttttttgagataacatATCCATCTCCTACCATTGAAACCAAACAAGTTGTTTCTTTCTAATTAACAAGTATCCGCCACTTCCAAACTTCCACCTACAAATAGAAACAATGCTAGCATGTAAATAATCACCTCTTATACAAATTTCCAGTCATGAGCAAATCAACCCACAATTCAAAGTTCAAGCTGCTTTTTCCAGATTGCAGCAAAAACAATGGAAAGCTTGAAACATCCTGATACTCCAATCCTACACTGACACAAATAATTTCTTATAAAAATTTGGTTTTATTGCCTCTTATACCAAAAGTCGGAGTACATGTAGTGACTAAAGTTAGAGCCACTCCGACACCCAATCTCCATGTAATACGAAATCAAACAAAAGCACTTCAAAGAATTAACTTAAGGATAAAGCGTTCTTTCACCAACAACAAGAAGCTAGATTTTATACCTCACCACTTGTAAACACACAAGAATACTGTACTTTTATCCATAACCATAACATTTCCCAAAAGGAAACTTCATAACAATCATCTAAATATCCAGCTTTTGAACAACTGAAAaacaaagagccttctttaaactCTTCTTATCAAGAACAGAAGAAAAGGCGACCTAGTGTGAGGCTCCCACCACTGTAGGGTCTGAGGAGGTTCGGATGTACGCAGCCGTACCCCTGCATGTGAAAAGGTTGTTTCCTAGTTCACAATCGAGCAATCTTACTGTTGCGCCAGGGCTCACTCTGAACTTGAACTATCAAGAACAGTTTTAGTAAAATCTTCTCGCAAGGAATTCAGTTCAAGTTGTTAGTGACATGGAGTACTCCTGGATTAGGGTTTCTTTGTCGCAAAGAATTCAGTTCAAGTTGTTAGTGACATGAACTATTACTGGATTAGGGTTTCGTTCCAAATTCATAATCAATGCTCATTCCAGCAACAATTTTCCATGCATGATGAAAAATTGGGGGCTATCCACCTAATAAATCCATGAAACAAAAAATTCTTTCCACCAACAAAATAGGATAAGGAATTAGATGTTACCACTTGTGAACGCGCATGTCAATCCAACAGCGAAGCTTATCGACGCCGTGAACAAACCGAGGAGAAGGAAATTCACCGGATGCCGCTGGTGATAGTAATACAGAGGACATAAAACTGTAGAAATTCCAcaaaaaaatcaattttcttcTTGTTTAGATAAAAGCCAGATCGGAGAGAGGAACGGAGTAAAAAATAAAGCAACAAAAAAAACCAGAAATTGAAGCAAAATTCATAAAGGATACCAATGAAGGGGAGAATCAAGAGAAAGATGTAGAGGCCGAGGCCGGCTCCGGAAGAGACAAAGAAGTGTGAGATGGGTCGGACGGTGACGACGACGGAGGCAACGGCGACGGTGAGCGCCATCTGGGCGGTCAGGATCACGTAGATCTTCCTGATGAACGCCCACCGGAGGTCGGGACTCTCCAGCATCATCGGGTAGAGCAGCCGCGGCCCGGCCTCCAAGTCCCCATCCTTCCCGTCCGACGGACGATGCCACATCCTGTCGCTCGAGATCGAACCCAGATCACAATATTGAAGAAGATGAGGGTTTCTCTCGCCGATCGGGCGAAGATTTCGATCTTAGGATTAGGGTTTTAAATTGACGAGGAAGGCAAGAAGGGAAGACCAGGAAGGCAAAAGCCGGAGGGAGGGAACAGGTACACGGTAGCCCCATTGGCTACGTTATACGTGGCAAATACTTTGTTGACACGTGGAAAGAGACTCAAATATACGCCTCCTATTGTATGCACCAGGTTAAATTGGACCGCgacaaatcccacggtggataacacgccacgctaTCCCTTGCATGCAATGATTTCCCGCAATCCACGAGTCATGCAATCGTTCGCTGTGGGGTTTGAAACGATGAGTATATGGGCATCCAAACGGTATGCTACACGTGTCCGTTTCAAAAGTCGGGCCCATGGATGATGAACCTCTGAAGGCTGATTGCTGTGCTGAGCGGGTTGTCCGGTATATACTTCGCCTGAACAGGACGCAAGCGGGCGACGTTGTTGCGGAGAAATTATTGACGAGAATGGTTCCATCACTTGTATTTTGAATCATTCAATAATAAATTTacatattatctaaaaaaataattttattattttaaataataaaaattatctattgATCAACCATaattaatagaattttttttttatatttcaaattttcaatcataATAATATAACTTTCCCGCTGATAGATGATGTATTGAGTTGTTATTATATAGTCTATGATATATATGGCAGCACTGTGCTAACCAATAATTTTCCGTTGCGGATGCTGTCAGTCCACGAGTTTTAGGTCAAAAGACTAAGAAATCGGACGGATGTGTTTTCTTGGTGATCTATACCTGCGGAGTGCTGGAGCTTTATCTTTCTCCGGCTACGATGGTGGTATAGCCATTGGCCATTAAGCGGACCCACAGCTGCAGTCCCCCACAGCTGCATAGGACTGCAATGTAAAgttggaagagagagagagatatgtaTCGTCGTCCAAATAAACTATTAATGTAGGCCACCACGCAATGACGGTGGCTCTCGCTTTGGACACCAGGGTACCGAGTCTCAGGCTCATTAGGCAGGGAGGTGTTGgtgagaaatttaaattttgaaaactcaaaattttcaattcaatTATCATCAAATattatttcatattatttttaaaatttttaatctcacatctaaatgataagattttttatattttttatatgaaaaatagaTTTGCCTATATCCTTGAAGAGGTTTGAAAGAAAATCTTTAATATGCATGCGCGAACCGAATTAAACTGGAttgaacataaaaattattttattttattttttaattattattttaatttttaattagtattttaattttttaaatattatgattttaatattttgaaCGTTAAAGTTTATGAACATTATATCTTTAATTTTCTGATCAGTTAGACTTTTAATATTTTGAACATTTGGGCCTTTAATCATTTGAACATTGGAGCTTTAATTTTGCTATTTAATTTTCGTGGCTATAAAAGGCCCCTTGGATTCTCATCCGTTATCGATCAAATAGCAGTTTGCTAAgcttcatctcttcttttcttccaaacttttcttctttctaaatattttttttctaggtGCTGAAGAGCCTTCATCAACCTCTCGATGATCATGCTCGTAGGTAGAGAAATATCGATCGTACTTGGGATGGTGTTTTTAGGATTTCCAATATGAAAGATAGAAATACACCTTAAGACAGTGCTTCGCACGCTTCCGGTTCAATTTTATTTTGGTTTCGCGATATATTGTGAGTTGGTTTTCATCTTTTGTAAAACAGATTATTGTATTTGTTAGTTTTCTTACACTAAATCCGGCTTACTGTTCTAACAATTTAAGGTGTATTTCCCGGATTATGTTTAAGAAACTAACAAAGTGCTAATCCAGTTAGATAGTTATTATATATCTATTAGAATTAAAACTGGATTAGTACTCTATAGATATAATTGTCTGATttaagttattcaaaatttacTTACTAGTTTATATCTAGTTTATAACAAAGTGCTATTTTATATCTACTTCATTTTGTTGGATTAAATCCAATAATTATAaagtttaaatatttttttaaaaaaaaatatttagtagaATTTTTGGGTTTCTTTTGCAGCTCATCTACTTCATTTTTTCTTCTCTGATTCCCTTCATTAAACTTTCTAGAATGGATAGTGATGAGGCCTCTAGTCTCAAGTCTAAAAAATTTCATGGCTCGGGGTTTGCTAGATAACAAAAACATTTAGAAGTCTGGCTCATAACATTGGATCTTATATCTGCTTTAGAAAAAGATCTTCTTATCCTTCAAAATTAGATCCAGACTCTAAATCTACAATAGATAAATCTTCAGAAGAAATTGACTTTCACGGTAGGTTTAGGATTCTTAGTTGCCTTTCAGATGAATTGTATGAAACCTAcagaaaatataaaaatacta
Coding sequences within it:
- the LOC105046588 gene encoding BI1-like protein; translated protein: MWHRPSDGKDGDLEAGPRLLYPMMLESPDLRWAFIRKIYVILTAQMALTVAVASVVVTVRPISHFFVSSGAGLGLYIFLLILPFIVLCPLYYYHQRHPVNFLLLGLFTASISFAVGLTCAFTSGKVILEAAILTTAVVVSLTLYTFWAARRGHDFNFLGPFLFAAVLVLLVFAVIQMLFPLGKISVMIYGGLAAIIFSGYIIYDTDNLIKRYSYDEYIWAAVALYLDIINLFLSLLTLFRAADS